A window of Ictalurus punctatus breed USDA103 chromosome 21, Coco_2.0, whole genome shotgun sequence genomic DNA:
TGGAAATGGAGCCACACTGAAAAAGATCTGGGTGTGGCCCGGCGGCTGGCAGATAAAAGCCATCAAGGTTTGGCTTAATGATGACCAGTCCAAGCAGTTTGGAGAACCTGCAGGGAAGTTTTCAGAATTTACATTTGAAGATGGAGAGCATTTCACCTCCCTTTCACTTTGGGGAAATGGAGCTGGAACACGTCTGGGTGCCATCAAATTCAGGACAAATCACTCCCGTGAGTTTTTTCCACAGATGACAGACTGGGGTCTGAAAACAGAATATCCAGTTGATGTGGGTTCTGGGATCTGTGTTGGAATCAAAGGACGTGCCGGTACAGATGTTGATTGCTTAGGCTTCATgttcatcaacaccatcaagtCTACTAAGCTAACAGATGTTCGGTATCCCACACTTCATGATGTGATATCCAGTGTGGTTTTTGAAGAAATGAAATCCATGACTTTCCAAAATAAGTCTACACAAACTCAAGAATCTAAAATTGAAACCTCcaaaaaaattatcaaaaaGTCCTCCTGGTCTGTTACCAACAAGCTTGAAGAGACATTCAGCCTGGATGTGAAGGCAGGAGTTCCCGGGATTGTGGAAGTATCAAGTGGATATCGCTACACAGAAGGAACTAAGAGCTCTCAAAGTTTAGAGAATACTGTAGAGACAACTGAACTGTACTCGTTTCAGGTCAAAGTCCCTCCAGGGAAAACCGTGGATGTGCATATCACAATTGGCCGGGCTACAGTTGATCTCCCCTACACTGGCACAGTCCAGATTACCTGCTATAATGGCAGTGTGCTGCAGTTTAAAACCAGTGGAAACTACCAAGGGGTCACTTACACTGATGCAAAAGTAAATGTGAATGAATCCACAAAAAAGCTTGCTGAGGAGCCAGAGGCTGAGAGTGAATTGATttgtgaaacattttaaataatgaatcattAATTCTGCTTCTTCAGTTTTGATTACTGGCTTTTCATAATGGTGACCATAATTATTCTTTTGTTGCTTTACCTTACCAGTGTACAAGTGATGCAGACCCATAGGTTTTGATTGATCTGCTTTTTTGATTTTCTGAAaatgtttgtaatttttttttatatacctaTTTATGGTAGTTTACTGCTGTGGAGATGAATTTCTGCTTCTTTTCAAATTTCCAATGAATAAAATACTGTAATTCACCCTACTTGTTTCAAACACTTTACTGTGTACAATGTCGTGTTTCAAAGCATGGTCTCTGTTCAAGAAGGATCTATAACACTTCCCAGGCATGTaggggaaaataaaataatttttaaaaaaataaattataagtaaaataaaatatataaccaGTTCCTTCAGGATTATCTTCATGTGATCGCAGAAAATAACGCGCAATCAGGCAAaatccgcaatattcggaggagcttgcaatttttcaaaaatgacCGCAGATTTGGGTCAAGATGCGTTATGTGACATTTGTTATCTGgtgtatttactgtcctgtgaATTTATTATCTGgtgtatttactgtcctgtgtatttattgttctgtcCGGTGTATTTATTGCCTTGCACTCATCTCAcattgttgtgtatttgcactttatgtagtctcaacactctccttgaggttcaTGTTCCCTCATGAAACCTGCGATCAGTTAACGACCGAcgcctggtagtgcctactcagagaggcatgaggtccctttccagaaccttcaagctgactgtccctcagtggtggaatgaacttccaacctcaatccggagaGAATCTGTCcctgtctttaaaaaaacagcaaaagacccacctcttccatgaacacttgACTtctttaaccctaaccctaaaccccaatttaaaaaaattctgcgcttactctggctcttacacctctactctgtgctttttgcttctctagaactaaattaaaaatcttgtattgtagcactacttgtattgttctccgcttcaTATACTGCTttacttgtatttcctcatttgtaagtcgttttggatgaaagcgtctgctaaatgttTTTGGATTTTGCACTGTGAGTTCCTACAGTAATTTCCAGTCCAGGTGGAGCAGCTGCTatagctatatagaggaatgctATAGCATTCATATATAGCATTCAgtgccatttgttttcattctttGATCTCTTTTATACCACTAAAATGTATTACAATCCTTAGTTTGTTAAATACTTTCATAGCAGATCTCCATGGCTTTGTAAGTTACAATAAAAAAGAGGGTACAGATATCAAATGTAATTAGATTATATCTTATCTATAACTTAAAACTAAGAGCCCACTCTTGAGGTGCTAGAGATTTACACAGTTGAATGGCTTCACTGTCCAAAATATGACATTCtcctatttttattattataatttcttttgtttatcttttttttcttcttcatattccatgaacatgttttttgttaGGAGAACCCATGTGTGTTAGAGAATTAGGAGACACAAAGATTCACTAGTGTACCATCGACTTGATCAGTGGAAGGAGCATTTAATTCAATACACAGCTCACTGTACTATAAAAAGAAATCTAGATGAACTTttaggaagttttttttttttatcagactATGTGAGTGGGGAGTGTGTGCTGCAGTATTTGTTGTAAGGGTATAAATTGTTAATGAAAACTAACGaggtctcacacacaaacacattttggCACATGCTGTCTACAACAAAAGCAATATGAAGTTTTTATTGAAAATCAGATGGAGTGAACAATTTTATTAATTGAAAACTTTGCAGATTAAAATGAAACAGAAGAATCATCTCCATAGTAGTGCGTTAACAAGTGAAacttttttcaattcaattcagttatctcaaagcagctttacagaaacgtataagcacaggatacagattttaagtgtgaaacagtaataataaaaagaaaatgtgcttaAAGCAAGCTACAATCATATTAAATCTGCGAAAACATAAAATGAGATGTTGTATTCATTTCTCAGAGTGTGTGTTAAAATAATCTTTAACCAATCGAACAGTGTGTCTGCACACAGCCCTAACTGTGAATGTCGAATTTACAGGCTTTTATTCCTGTTTATTCCTTCACAACTACTTTTGCATCAGTGTAATTAAGGCCTTTGTAGATTCCACTGGTTGGAAACTCCAGCACACTTCCATTATAGCAGGTAATCTGGACTGTGCCAGTGTAGGGGAGATCAACTGTAGCCCGGCCAATTGTGATGTCCACATGCACGGTTTTCCCTGGAGGGACTTTGACAGGAAAAGAGAACAGCTCAGTTCTCTCCTCGCTGTTCTCTAAACCATATGAGCTCTCAGTTCCCACTGTGAAACCGAATCCAGCTGACACTTCAACAACCTCTGGGATTCCTGCCTTCACTTCCATACTAAATGTGAATTCAAGCTTGTTGGTAACAGACCAGGAGGACTTTCTGATGATTGTTTTGGAGGTTTCTAGCTTATACTCTTGAGTTTGAGTAGACTTATTTTCATAAGTTGTGGATTTGATTTCCTCAACAGCCACATTAGGTATCACATCATGAAGTGTGGGATACTGAACATTTGTTAGCTTAGTAGACTTGACTGTGTTAATGAATTCAAAGCCTAAGGAATCCATATCTGCACCAGAATGTCCTGTGATTCCCACGCAGATCCCAGAACCCACGTCAATTGGATATTCTGTTTTCAGACCCCAGTCTGTCATTTGTGCAAAGAACTCACGGGAGCGATTTGTCCTGAATTTGATGGCACCCAGACGTGTTCCAGCTCCATTTCCCCAAAGTGAAAGGGAGGTGAAATGCTCTCCATCTTCAAAGGAAAATTCTGAAAACCTCCCTGCAGGTTCTCCAAACTGTCCGATCTGGCCATCAGTAAGCCAAACCTTGATGGCTTTTATCTGCCAGCCGCCGGCCCACACCCAGATCTTTTTCAGTGTGGCTCCATTTCCAACACCATTAAAATTAAAACTCTTGCCTCCGCCTCCACCAATTACCAGGATGGGTGACAGGTATGACATGATTTTCCACTTAATGTGTTccttaaaaaagacaaacatttaTTCAGGTTTAATATGTTaaattggaaaataaatattccgAAAAAGACCCAAGAAATTTGGTTTCCCATTTTTTCACAAATAAGATATTGAAATATCAGAAGCATGTATTGAGCTTCTGCCTATATTATTTGCTAATTGGGCTCATAAAGCATTATCAACAAATTGTCAACACATATTTTTAGATTCAATTATACAGCCTAATGGCCAGTGCATACTTTGTGATTAAACCctgtcatttattaatatataggGTAATGCTTTACATTAAGGTTATTTGAACAGACATTATTTAAcacattacagttctactgacATAATCTAACACTTGTATTAATTgatgaataaaaaacaacaacaacaacaaacaaaaacccaccTCCACTGAACAATGTTTATACCAGTCAGTAAAATAAAGCCCACAATGAACAGCTGTTTATCAAAATTCAGAACTGAGGCTAAAGTTTCATAATTTAAACCTGATGCTCGGTTTAGGATTTTAGGTACATGTAGTTAAATTTGTGACAGTTTATGTAAACATAGTTTAGTCATGGATTAATTAAAGTCAAAGCAGGTCTATTATATTCAAATCTAAAATCTCAATTAACATAAGttaacttttctttctttgtgacATTAGTTTTGAattctgtttttgttcacattccagatgttttattcatgttaaattcatggtttattaatgtttactaatgaggtaaataattttatttaaggaAACCTTAACCTTATTAAAGGGAATGTAAAGCTATAATAACAGCACCTATAATCTCTATCCCTGCTATAAATATtgctaaaataataattccaaaGCTTAAATACAATAACCTATATAATTTGATCAAGAATAGTAGGCACACTTACAAGAAAGTTGTCAGAAGAAGGTAGCAAGAAATGGCTCCCTTAAAAGAGTTTTGTCAAGGATGTAAGTTTAATGGATAAGACAGAAGTGCTTGCTCTCTTATTTATACTAGTTAAAGAGGGTGGGGTTGAATACCTTATTTTGAAATAATGctcgtgtgtatgtgtgtgtgtgtgtgtgtgtgtgtgtgtgtgtgtgtgtgtgtgtgtgtgtgtgtgcgcgtgtgtgtgtgtgcatgcatgtgtgtgtgtgtgcatgcatgtgtttgtgtgtgggtgtttgtgtgataTCAATGTTGCAACAATAGAAACCTGTTTCTCCATTGTGCTGCTTACGCAATGGGAGAAGAAACAAATAAGTGTGATGTTGGGAAATCAACAAATACTACTTATTAATGAAATTGAAGTTGATCACAACAACGATGTAACTGGAAGAGAAGTCAATGAGAAACATTCCACCTGGGGGGCCCGAACCTACACTATTTAAACCATAACTCAAAGATTCTGTCAGAATGGAGCCCAGCTAATAATTGCAGGTAAGGAAGTGACACCGTTGAGTAACACTAACTGTCTTTGTGTGGCCATCTGCCCAACATGTCACAACAAATAGATAAGATTTAGCTACAGATGTCTTATGAAGTTCTTATGGAATTTTTTCATATTccataaacatgttttttgttagGCGAACCCATGTGTGTTAGAGAATTAGGAGACACAAAGATTCACTAGTGTACCATCGACTTGATCAGTGGAAGGAGCATTTAATTCAATACACAGCTCACTGTACTATAAAAAGAAATCTAGATGAACTTttaggaagttttttttttttatcagactATGTGAGTGGGGAGTGTGTGCTGCAGTATTTGTTGTAAGGGTATAAATTGTTAATGAAAACAACACACTCACCACTCACAtaatctgattaaaaaaaaaaaaaacttcctaaAAATTCATCTAGATTTCTTTTTATAGTACAGCTCCATTCTGACAGAGTCTTTGAGTTATGGTTTAAATAGTGTAGGTTCGGGCCCCCCAGGTGGAATGTTTCTCATTGACTTCTCTTCCAGTTCCATCGTTGTTGTGATCAACTTCAATTTCATTAATAAGTAGTATTTGTTGATTTCCCAAcatcacatttatttgtttcttctcCCATTGCGTAAGCAGCACAATGGAGAAACAGGTTTCTATTGTTGCAACATTGAtatcacacaaacacccacacacaaacacatgcatgcacacccacacacacatgcatgcacacacacacacgcacacacacacacacacacacacacacacacacacacacacacacacacacacacacacacgagcattATTTGAAAATAAGGTATTCAACCCCACCCTCTTTAACTAGTATAAATAAGAGAGCAAGCACTTCTGTCTTATCCATTAAACTTACATCCTTGACAAAACTCTTTTAAGGGAGCCATTTCTTGCTACCTTCTTCTGACAACTTTCTTGTAAGTGTGCCTACTATTCTTGATCAAATTATATAGGTTATTGTATTTAAGCtttggaattattattttagcaATATTTATAGCAGGGATAGAGATTATAGGTGCTGTTATTATAGCTTTACATTCCCTTTAATAAGGTTAAGGTTtccttaaataaaattatttacctcattagtaaacattaataaaccatgaatttaacatgaataaaacatctggaatgtgaacaaaaacagaatTCAAAACTAATgtcacaaagaaagaaaagttaaCTTATGTTAATTGAGATTTTAGATTTGAATATAATAGACCTGCTTTGACTTTAATTAATCCATGACTAAACTATGTTTACATAAACTGTCACAAATTTAACTACATGTTCCTAAAATCCTAAACCGAGCATCAGGTTTAAATTATGAAACTTTAGCCTCAGTTCTGAATTTTGATAAACAGCTGTTCATTGTGGGCTTTATTTTACTGACTGGTATAAACATTGTTCAGTGGAggtgggtttttgtttgttgttgttgttgttttttattcatcAATTAATACAAGTGTTAGATTATgtcagtagaactgtaatgtgTTAAATAATGTCTGTTCAAATAACCTTAATGTAAAGCATTACcctatatattaataaatgacagGGTTTAATCACAAAGTATGCACTGGCCATTAGGCTGTATAATTGAATCTAAAAATATGTGTTGACAATTTGTTGATAATGCTTTATGAGCCCAATTAGCAAATAATATAGGCAGAAGCTCAATACATGCTTCTGATATTTCAATATCTTATTTGTGAAAAAATGGGAAACCAAATTTCTTGGGTCTTTTTcggaatatttattttccaatttAACATATTAAACCTGAAtaaatgtttgtcttttttaaggAACACATTACGTGGAAAATCATGTCATACCTGTCACCCATCCTGGTAATTGGTGGAGGCGGAGGCAAGAGTTTTAATTTTAATGGTGTTGGAAATGGAGCCACACTGAAAAAGATCTGGGTGTGGGCCGGCGGCTGGCAGATAAAAGCCATCAAGGTTTGGCTTACTGATGGCCAGATCGGACAGTTTGGAGAACCTGTAGGGAGGTTTTCAGAATTTTCCTTTGAAGATGGAGAGCATTTCACCTCCCTTTCACTTTGGGGAAATGGAGCTGGAACACGTCTGGGTGCCATCAAATTCAGGACAAATCGCTCTCGCGAGTTCTTTGCACAAATGACAGACTGGGGTCTGAAAACAGAATATCCAATTGACGTGGGTTCTGGGATCTGCGTGGGAATCACAGGACATTCTGGTGCAGATATGGATTCCTTAGGCTTTGAATTCATTAACACAGTCAAGTCTACTAAGCTAACAAATGTTCAGTATCCCACACTTCATGATGTGATACCTAATGTGGCTGTTGAGGAAATCAAATCCACAACTTATGAAAATAAGTCTACTCAAACTCAAGAGTATAAGCTAGAAACCTCCAAAACAATCATCAGAAAGTCCTCCTGGTCTGTTACCAACAAGCTTGAATTCACATTTAGTATGGAAGTGAAGGCAGGAATCCCAGAGGTTGTTGAAGTATCAGCTGGATTCGGTTTCAAAGTGGGAACTGAGAGCTCATATGGTTTAGAGAACAGCGAGGAGAGAACTGAGCTGTTCTCTTTTCCTGTCAAAGTCCCTCCAGGGAAAACCGTGCATGTGGACATCACAATTGGCCGGGCTA
This region includes:
- the LOC108254749 gene encoding aerolysin-like protein, producing MSYLAGICKIDGGGGSRFDFNGVGNGATLKKIWVWPGGWQIKAIKVWLNDDQSKQFGEPAGKFSEFTFEDGEHFTSLSLWGNGAGTRLGAIKFRTNHSREFFPQMTDWGLKTEYPVDVGSGICVGIKGRAGTDVDCLGFMFINTIKSTKLTDVRYPTLHDVISSVVFEEMKSMTFQNKSTQTQESKIETSKKIIKKSSWSVTNKLEETFSLDVKAGVPGIVEVSSGYRYTEGTKSSQSLENTVETTELYSFQVKVPPGKTVDVHITIGRATVDLPYTGTVQITCYNGSVLQFKTSGNYQGVTYTDAKVNVNESTKKLAEEPEAESELICETF
- the LOC108281062 gene encoding aerolysin-like protein encodes the protein MSYLSPILVIGGGGGKSFNFNGVGNGATLKKIWVWAGGWQIKAIKVWLTDGQIGQFGEPAGRFSEFSFEDGEHFTSLSLWGNGAGTRLGAIKFRTNRSREFFAQMTDWGLKTEYPIDVGSGICVGITGHSGADMDSLGFEFINTVKSTKLTNVQYPTLHDVIPNVAVEEIKSTTYENKSTQTQEYKLETSKTIIRKSSWSVTNKLEFTFSMEVKAGIPEVVEVSAGFGFTVGTESSYGLENSEERTELFSFPVKVPPGKTVHVDITIGRATVDLPYTGTVQITCYNGSVLEFPTSGIYKGLNYTDAKVVVKE
- the LOC108254737 gene encoding aerolysin-like protein translates to MSYLSPILVIGGGGGKSFNFNGVGNGATLKKIWVWAGGWQIKAIKVWLTDGQIGQFGEPVGRFSEFSFEDGEHFTSLSLWGNGAGTRLGAIKFRTNRSREFFAQMTDWGLKTEYPIDVGSGICVGITGHSGADMDSLGFEFINTVKSTKLTNVQYPTLHDVIPNVAVEEIKSTTYENKSTQTQEYKLETSKTIIRKSSWSVTNKLEFTFSMEVKAGIPEVVEVSAGFGFKVGTESSYGLENSEERTELFSFPVKVPPGKTVHVDITIGRATVDLPYTGTVQITCYNGSVLEFPTSGIYKGLNYTDAKVVVKE